aggagatctgctctagtcttgaaaccatagaatgtgaccacacacgaccgatagaTCCGATCTACAACCATAAAATCACTCACATGAGTGGACACATAAACTGGAGTACTCAAGGACTCATGAGCaatatccaggaaatgagcaaacagatatgacacatatgaataggtagaccctggatcaaatagcactgaagcatccctaccgtAGATGGAAATAATACATGTGGTAACGGCATCTGAAGCCAATGCATATGGTCTGGCCAGAAaggcatagaatctggctggagcgctGGCTGGCTGGCCTTCACCTCATTGACCAGTatctggctgacctctccctgtCAAGCCTCCACCTCTAAGACTGCCCCTGCCAGTCTATCCCCCACCTCTAGGCAGCTGGGCAACTAGTGCTGTAATCATGGGCTGTTGACTTTGttgtactgccttgccccaaagcctggggcagtatctcctcatatgaccaaggtcTCTGCACTCAAAACAACCCCACTGTACGTCGACCTGCTGTCCTGATGTCTAACCCTGAGGGCCTGTAGACCTACTAAAAGAAGCCTGAATAGCCGGTAGACGGTATGAACTCTCTAGCATAGCGCTGAAATAAGAACCAGAAGAACCCTGGGGACCTGAATACCTACTGGAGGAACCCGGAATAGCTGGCAGGCAGTAAGAACTCTCTGGTATGGAACTGAAATAGGGGCACGCTGGAGCACCTCGAGGAGGTGCTGGTGCTAAATATGGGGGCCTCCTAgactgacccctcccaaactgacctctgcccctagtCGGGGAACCTATGAACTCTCCAGAAAATCTAGCCCTCTTGTCTTGCTACATCTGCTCCCTACCTCTCAAATGCTAGCCCTCAATCCTTCGAGCAATCTCCACCACTAGCTAATAAGAAGTCCTCATCTCCACATCTCAGGCCATGTTGGACCTAATGCCAGAATGCAACCCTGTAACgaacctctgcaccctctctgCGTCAATAGGAAGTATCACCAGTGCATGGCGGGATAACTCAAaaaacctcgcctcatagtcggtcactaacatctgaccctgctcaaactgctcaaactgataccgtagCTCTTCCGTCTTatagggtggaatatacctgtccaggaatagctgtgtgaactgaccccaagtgatagaaggagaacctgctggcctaccaagaacataagactgccactatctacgggccctgcccttcagctggaaagtagtgaattcAGCCCCATGAGACTTCAATATCCTCATATTGTACAGTCtatccctgcacctatcaatgaaatcctggaatcctcatgacgctcacccccgaagatagaagggtgtagcctagtccaaCTATCTAATAACTTCTGTGGATCGCCATCTGCAGCTGGTCTAGGCTCAGGTACCACTGCAGCAACTGGCTGAGCCCCATCTGCaggtagtgcacccggagtctgatacactacaACTGCATGACCAGGAGCTTGAGCAGTAGGGATATGTTCTCCCCCTCCCACCTGTGATATAGCTGGATTCcctggaaataaaccagcttgAGTCATAGTGTCCATGAACCGTAatatacggcccatgacctcctggaaaccCGGTGTTGTCATGAATTCCGCTGGGGTAGGATCAGCTGCGGGCACCTTTCCCTGCTCCTAAATGATAGGTTCCCCCATAGGATCCTCGGTGGTTCTACTGGAACAGCTCTAGGATGCCTTCGTCCCCTACCTTGGGCCGgcgccctcccccggcctctgtcTCGATAGCAatggggggagcagctcctcccgggtctggaacatctgtcgtgcgcgtcctcaccatctgtgagagaatataagGAGGacatttagtataccaaccactgcatgataggaaatgaataaagattAGTTTtttaacaccctatagcctctcggagataaatacatacgtctccgtaccaattcggaagactctattaggtttgctcatgacttgtgagacctaagtgaacctagtgctctgataccatgttgtcacgacccaaattcaattataggtcatgatggcgcccgacaccgttgtcaggcaagccaatcctAATTAAATAGTGAGTTCtcgattattttatttaaaaaatttcaATATTCACTTAACTTATATTTTAGCAGATCGAAAATCAACAGTTTCATAACAATAGAAATGCAACCCAAAAATTATAGTCTATAGTGTGTGccaggaactagtgtcacaaatactagggcaactagtagaatatacaaaataccACTATCCTACTGCCTGAAACAGAGTAGACAGTACATAATCAgctacaaaagaagagaactctAATATGCTGCAGAATGGCTCAGAAGGGGCAGCTCACCGTAGGATCTCGATCAGGAATCAAGAATGCGCGCCGGAGTggtaactagatgcacctgcctcagatcctataTAGTTAAATACAAaaacgtagtatgagtacataaacaacatgtgcCCAGCAAGTATCCGGTCTAACCTTGAAgaaatagtgacgaggggtcgacttgacacttgctaaggtcaatatcaataataatatataaagCTTACACTAAGAATGTTCAGACTGAATATAAAAACGATCTCAGAATGTAAAAGGAAATGATATATCAAATTCAGTCATGTCATATAATAATTTGCACATCAAGCATTTAAGAAGAGTAAATCATGGAGTTATATCcacataaatatcatgcgcacattatgttgagggcgtacagcccgatccaacataataataaATGTGCACTGCTAAAGAGTCAAATAGCGCGAACCATAGAttcatctatttctaccgagtcGATTGGCCTGATACAAAAGTATCAATTATTATCAAGAAAGCACATAAAGGTGTATATATAGTCAAATAAATACATACAAGTTCTCAAGTAAGTGCATATGATTGTTTATATTTATCTTCAATCTCTAACATGTCCTAAGTGATCTCATTAGCAAGTAAGAACATAAGCATTTGCAAGTatggcatgatacgggtcctaaactacccggacaattagcataatagtagctcgTCACCACGTACGTACATAGCCCCCCACAAACAATCACATACATTTATTAGATTCACCTAGGGGTTTATTTCCCTCTTACGAGGTTAGAAAGgaaactcacctcgctccaaagcttatttccaatatcaAAAACAttctcaaaccctcaatttgaaGCTGAACAATCCAAAAACTAATTAaacggggtaagaactagtcaatacaagctcaaaagtccatattctaactattaaagtaatttcccaaccctaaatacaagtttcctaaaatccatcCCTGGGGCCACATGCTCGGATTCTGAAAATTTTTTagggaagttgttacccataactgaaggatcaagaatatatgatttctactttattccataacaaatttcgtggtaaaatcttatttttatcaaaaccgaAGGTTTTACTCTAAttccatgattttcactaatgtTTGTGTGTCAATCTACCCATAAACCAAGTATtgaactcacattaagtagaagtAACTTACCTTACAAGTGCTAGGTTGAAATCCCTCTTTGGAAGATCCTAAATCGCCCAAACAATGAatgaaatgtgtcaaaaatgacacattccCGTATTAAGTGAAGGCACTGCCTTCAACGATTTCCGTACCTAcggttaggggaccgcatctgtggtctcGGTTCTGCGAGGGAATGTCCACATCTACGGAGTTAGGTTGGGTTGGCTGGGACCGCTTCTATGGTATAGAGCCGCTCATgtggttccgcttctgcggaagagGAGCCGCATCTGTGGTTCCTTGGCTCCTTGCCTTGGCCGCCCCTGCGAAGGCtcgaccgcttctgtggtctaGCACCTGCAACTGAccaaccacaggtgcggttatgacagataccaGGAGCTTCAACTCCTTCCAAAactttccaacttcactcgagccttgtCCGATTGATGCTTGGGGTTGCCGGGCCCCACCCAAACATACcgataagtttgaaatcataaaacaaaCTCGATCGAATCCTCGAAACCCcggaaacaatgctaaatctaagaatcaccccctaaaaccaattgatccaaacttatgaacttcaagttcttcaatttacatCCAATACGACGAAACACACTTATACTAcccggattgacaccaaattttgcatacaagtcttaaatgataaTATGGAACTATTCCCGGTCTCGGAACTCCATTCGGACATCAATCACACAAAAATATGCTCGAAACCAaatatttaagaacttcaaaatccttaaggaataAACTTTCACTATTGGGCGCCAAAACGCTCTCgtgtcatccaaaacctgatccagacatacgcccaagtccaaaatcatcatatgaacctgttggaaccGTCAATTCtagattctgaggtcgtttactcaaaatgttgacaaaagtcaaacttggccttttaagctaaccttaaggaaccaagtgtttcgatttcaacccaactcttccaaatcccgaatcaaccatccccgcaagtcataaatcagtaaaagcgtGTATGGGAAGTCTTATCTAGGGGAACGGAATTCTAAAAAGTAAAACGACCAGTCTGGTCGTTATAATTCTAGTCAGGTACTCCATGGCTAATACAAACAAGTAAGGAGATAGTGGATCTTCTTGTGTGAGTCCTTTTTTGGCTTGGAAAGGCTTTGTTGGGTTGCCATTAATTAGTATAGAATATGAGATAGTACAGACACACTTCATAACCCAATCAACAAAAATAATAGGTATGTTTAGGCTGCTTAAGATTTTCTCTAAGAACACTCATTCAATAGAATCATATGCTTTTTGCATGTCCAATTTGATCATGCACCTAGGAGATACCCCTTTCCTCTCATAACCTTTCACCAGCTCATGACTAAGAATGATGTTTTCAGTGATCACCCTTCCTGATACAAACCCTGATGGGTTATTATCCACCAAAAAATCCGTAACTCCTTTCAATCTGTTTGTTAAGATCTTTGAGATGATCTTATTGTTGACTGTACAGTAGGAAATAGGTCTAAAATATCTAACAGATGAGGGGTGTTTTACTTTTGGGATCAAGGTAACTGTAGTGACACTAATAGGTAAATGCATAGTAGTTGTTTCAAAGTACCTCAACACAGTTGTAGTAATATCATCTCCCATAGTTGCCCATGTCTTTTTAAAGAAATGAGCATTGAGCCCATTACAGCCAGGAGCCTTCATGTTATCTATCCCACAGAGTGTGGCATATACTTCTTCCTTTGTAACTGGCTCAATTAGTTTTAGTTGTTATCCCTTGACCAGTATTCCCCCTTCTTTCATCACACTAGGTTGTATGGCAGGTAATTCATTTGCAGAAGACTCAAGTAAGTCTTTATAGAACCCTATTATCTCTTCCTCACTGCCCTTGTCAGTTTGAACACTGTCACCCCATATGTTAACTAAGCTTCTGATTTTGTTAGATTGACTCTATTCTTCATAGATTCATAGAAGTATACAGATTTTGAATCTCCTAGTTTCAACCATCGGACCCTAGACTTCTGTTAGTAAATTGTTTCTTCAACAGATACCCATTTCTCTAATTGTTTTCTTAATTACTTTTCCTCCTCAAGGAACTCAGAAGATGTGCTTCTATCACGCATTTTCTCTTGAACTTCTACTAGCTCCTGCCTTGTATTTTTAACCCTTGACTCTATCTCTAAGAACTCTGAAGAATGAAGACTTTTGAGTGCTTGTTTAACCAATTTAAGTTTTAGCCAAATTGTCTTCATGTTAGTGGCATGATTGGTATCCCATACTTCTTTAACTATATTTTGAAAATCTTTGTGCTTAGCTAGGTGGTTAAAAAATCTGAAGGCTTAGGCTTCTTTGGACTGTCTTTGAATTGAATGCATAGTGGGGTGTGATCAGAGAAGTAGGTATCCATCACCAGTACATCTAAATGGGGCAATTGTGTCATCCATTCAGAGTTCCCTATTTATCTATCATTTCTGCTAAACACATGGTTGTTAGTCCATGTATAATTCCTGCCCACTGCTCTTATTTCAGCATACCAGCATCCATGAGAAATTGCTGAAAATTCCTAACTTCTAGCTCCTGAATAGGATTACCATTATACCTATCATCTATACTTAGTACTATATTATAGTCTCCCATTCAAAGCCATGTCCCCTGTATCATTTGGTGTAGATTTAGAAATTTAGTCCATAAACTTCTTCTGTCCCCAATAGTGTGTAGTCCATATATAACTGTAAAGCTAAACTGCAATCTCAAGGCATGAATTAGGACCTCTCCATGAATATACTGTTCTTTATGGCATATCATGTTGAATTAAACTTCATTAGGATCCCAGAGTATCCACAATCTTCCACTCCCATTGGTCTTATAGTTGTGACATCACTGCGAAGCCGGTGCTATCTTCTGCATTATTCTACTAGCTTGTTGTTGGTTGTCCTATGTTCAACTATAGTAATCATATTAATTTTGTTATCCCTTATAAACTCTCATTAACTCTTTTTGCTTATAGGCTTTGTTGAGGCCTCTCACGTTCCAAGTAATTAACTtcatttggaattaattagaGTACCTCCTATATCAATCCCTCTACTACTTTGGCAACCTTGTTGAGTACTACATGAAGCACCAATGTGTAGTTGCATTTCATTATCCCCAAGCATGCCAAACCCATTTATCCCCTACTGGTTGTTCACAGCATATCTGGCCCCCTTTAGCAGCAGACTTCCTTCTTACAGTCTGCCAACCTTCATTTGCAACTTGCATTGGAGCTCTACTAGTTTCAAGGCTCATCTCCTTATTATATGGCTTTGTCACTCCCTCTGATATTTGCAGAGTCTTTTTCTCTTGTATCTTGTCTATTTTACTGTGTTCTTCTTCTTGCCCTCCCTTAGCTTTCCATCTTTGCTTCTGCTTAATATTCTTGCCTTTCTAATGTTGTGGAGCCTCATGGGGTTGTTGAGGGGCTTTATCTTGACAACAATGCCCCAATTGTGGACATGAACAACAGTAAAGAGGTTTCCATTCATATTCAACATTTTGCTCAAATAGCTTTCCTTTAGGATCCTTGAGCTTTACCTTTGTAGGCAGTGGTCTGGTGATATCCATTTTCACAAGAATCCTTGTGTATGATATATGATCCACCTTGGTAGCACAGTCATCAACATAGATAGGAGTTCCTAGACTACTCCCTATCCTACTTAATGTTTCATTTTCCCAACAATAAAGTGGTAAGTTGGGCAGTATCAGCACAACGACATAGTCTTCAACACTTATTCATTGAAATCAAACTTAATAGTCCAAGCCTTTGTAATTATTAGCCTGCTATTGATGGTGTATGGCCCTGAATGCAAGACTTCATTTATTTCCTCCAAGCTATGAACTTAACCACAAAGTAACCCTCATTGTTGTAATATATCTTAGACTTAGAAGTAAAGTTCCATTGGAATGAAATAAATCTCTCTACTGCCCCAATGCTTGGGGCCTCCCCTACAAAATATTGTATAATAGAATATTTCCATTTTCAGTGCCATTTTCAATCTCAGTCAGTTTTAGCTCCACAATTGGTTCTCCATCTGAATTGTAGGTGCAATGAAAGCTAAAGCCATAACTCGTGGTGCAAATTTGTTCCCAGTGACGAGGTTTGCCCATGTCTTCATCCCATTTTATTCTTGTTTTTACTTTTGCTCTCCCTCAAATTCAATAGGTTCAGTTGTTGCACTTATGTCAATTGATCCTTCCTTAGTATCCCCCTATCCTAGGTTTCCCCCAATCGATTGGGCATTAATTCCTACATCGATTCCGATTTCGTCTCCGTAGGATTATAGATTACCATCATCAATTGCTTGGCTACTCCTGGATTTTTCATGCATGCATCCTTCGAATGAGACTTAGTAGTCACTCCGGCACTAGAGCTCGTTCCCTCCATAGATCCCATAACTATATTCGGTATAGTTGCTCCGGCCGTATCTCGAGTTAGTGTTCCCTAAGGTGATTTCCCTTTCCCCGATGTTCTTCATGTTTCAGTTATGAATTCTACAAGCTGCACCTTTGTCGAATTCTATTTTTGTCGTCCTCTTCCCACCATTTCCAGTGGGCACAGGTTAGCAACACGCTAATCGTACGCTGAGAGATACAGAGAGGAGAGAAAGTGGTGGTCTTTCAAAATAGTAGAGTAGTTATGTGTTTTTAATACATATTGAAGAGCTAGAAAATGATTATGAAATTAATCCACGCAAGATAGTAATTTTGAGAAGGCTAAATGgagtatacaacaacaacaacaatatacttagtaaaatcccactagtagAGAGGCTATTTTCCGGAGACTCTCGGCTCGACAAGAGAGACAATAATATCATAAAAGAAAATGCATGTAATAGCAAAATGTGccagaaagaaaataacaacaaTGAATAAGTGAAAGGACAATAACACAAAACTATGCAAAATAACAATGTGAACACAACATAGACCGCTAACAAACCTAAACAAAACTCTATCAGACTACCCGGTATAAAGAGGAAAGAACTCTCGACTACCCCCTAGCCTACCACCCTAGTGCTTGACCTCCATATgttcctatcaagagccatgtcctcaAATATCTGAAGCGGCACCATGTCCTCAAATATCTcctcaccccaatacttcttaggctgcTCTCTACCTCTTCTCATACCTACCAAagtcaaccgctcacacctcctgacTTCCACATCCGCTTCCCCCGTGACATAGCTGAACTTACATTCCACATATTCCATcttagtcctactcaacttgaaaccatTAGACTCCAAGGCCTGCCTCCATACTTCTAGTCTCGCATTCACATTGCCTCGCGTCTCATCAATCTAAACTATATCATCAGCGAATAagatacaccatggcacctctccTTGGATATGGTGTGTCAGTGTGTCCATCGCAGAGCAAATAAGAACGGGCTTAGCacagatccttggtgtaaccccataacaatCGAAAAAGGCTCTAAGTCACCTCTCACAGTCCAAACCCGAGtcatagctccatcatacatatcctttatCGCCCTAATGTAAGCTACTGGTACACCTGTCACCTCCAGACACCTCCAAAGGACGtccctaggaaccttgtcatacgccttctctaggtcaataaacaccatatacAAATCCCTCTTCCTATACTTGTatagttccaccaacctcctgatAAGGTGGATAACTTCCGTAGTAGAACGACCCGGCCCGAACTGATTTTCCGATATAGACACCACCCTCCTTATCCTCCCTTCTACCACCCTCTCCcacactttcatggtatgacttagtaacttgatacccctatacttgttacaattctggatatcccctttgttcttgtacaccggaaccattgtactccaccgcCACTCATCAGGCATCCTCTTTGTCCTAAAGATAACATTAAACAACTCAGTCAGCCACTCCAAGCCTGCTCTATCTACATATCTCCAAAACTCTACTGGAATCTCATCTGGTCTGGTTGCTTTTCCCCGACTCATCTTACCCATCGCACCCATGACCTCCTTAACCTTAATGCGCCTACAATACCTAAAGTCTCGGTGACTCTCAGAGTGCCCCAATTTCCCTAACACAATGTTTCCATCCACCtcttcattcagaagtttatgaaagcACGACTGCCATCTTTTCCTAATATGGGCCTCTTCAATCAATACTCAACCGTCatcgtctttgatgcacctcacttgatcCAGGTCACGAGCCTTCTTCTCTCTCGCTTTGGCCTACCAAAATAACTTCTTGTCCCTACCTTTTCCCCCAAGTTCCTCATAAATCCATCCAAAAGTAGCAGTCTTAGCCTTGTGACCGCTAATCTTCTCTGTTCGCTCTCCTCTGATCCTCATCGGTGCTCTCTAATAACTTAATGTAAGTTGCTTTCttggcttccactttaccttgtaccacatcattccaccaccaatcgTCTTTATGCCCACCAGAGTAACCTTTCAAAACTCCAAACACCTCTCTTGTTGCCTCCCTTATACAGTTTGCCTTCGTCGTCCACATAGAGCTAGCGTCCCCAGCACTCTTCTAGGCACCTATATTTGTAAGACGCCCCTCCAACTCATGCGCATTATCCTTAGACAAAGCTCACCACCTGATCCTCGACTGACCACCGTACAaatctcttcttcctcttcatcaaGATACCAACGTCCATCACCAGGAGCCAATGTTGAGTTGTGAGGTTCTCACTCGGGATCACCTTGCAATCCTCACACAACCCCCTATCAcacctcctgaggaggagatagtcaatctgagtcttagCCACCATATTCTGGAAAGTAATTAAATGTTCCTCCCTTTTCGAAAACATAGAGTTCACGATCACCAACTCAAAAGCTCTAGCAAAATCCAACAATGAGGTACCACCCCCGTTCCTATCACCAAAGCCAAAGCCCCCGTGCACCTCACCATATCCACCAGCACACGACCCAATAggaccattgaaatcccctcctatgaataGCTTCTCCGTAGGCGAAATACCTCGCACCACCTATGTgtataaaacaacaacaatcacCCAGTGAGATCTCACAAatagggtttggggagggtagtgcgGATGCAACTCTTACTCCTATCTTGTGAGAGTAGAAAGGCTATTTCCAATAGACTCTTGGCTTAAGGAAAGATGCAAAAGAAAATAGTAACACAAACAGTAATAACATCAAGGCAAAATGGTAGGACAACCaaagacaaaaggaacaaaagTATTGATATAAATctggaataagaaaatatgaCAATATACTAATATATTACTGGTATGTACAAAAGATACACTCGACTACCTATGAGCCTTCTATCCTAATTTTCAACCTCCACATtcccctatcaagggtcatgtcctctgACAGCTGAAGCAACATCATATCCTAC
This sequence is a window from Nicotiana sylvestris chromosome 3, ASM39365v2, whole genome shotgun sequence. Protein-coding genes within it:
- the LOC138887109 gene encoding uncharacterized protein, producing the protein MCGHIKGDKSRNKEILDKVGVTSMVDKLHEARLRWYMHVKRRCTYAQVRRSKRFISILLFLLSLVVLPFCLDVITVVRGISPTEKLFIGGDFNGPIGSCAGGYGEVHGGFGFGDRNGGGTSLLDFARAFELVIVNSMFSKREEHLITFQNMVAKTQIDYLLLRRCDRGLCEDCKVIPSENLTTQHWLLVMDVGILMKRKKRFVRWSVEDQVANCIREATREVFGVLKGYSGGHKDDWWWNDVVQGKVEAKKATYIKLLESTDEDQRRANRED